One window from the genome of Salvia splendens isolate huo1 chromosome 9, SspV2, whole genome shotgun sequence encodes:
- the LOC121748748 gene encoding mitochondrial fission 1 protein A-like: MDKTVVKFFDSVGSFFTGSDVIPWCDSDIVAACGREVAEAEKGSSDKLKSESIMRLSWALVHSKRPEDVQRGIAMLEVSLAGSNTPLLERERVYLLAVGYFRNAEYSRSRQIVDRCLEIAPDWKQALTLKKAIEDKITKDGVIGIGIAATAVGLVAGGIAAAISARKK, encoded by the exons ATGGATAAGACAGTTGTGAAATTCTTCGATTCCGTCGGCAGCTTTTTCACCGGCTCCGACGTGATTCCTTGGTGCGATTCCGACATCGTAGCT GCCTGTGGACGTGAGGTTGCTGAAGCAGAGAAAGGTTCCTCTGATAAGCTAAAAAGCGAAAGCATCATGCGCTTGTCTTGGGCTCTGGTTCACTCTAAAAGACCAGAAGATGTACAACGAGGAATAGCTATGCTTGAAG TTTCTCTAGCTGGCTCTAACACCCCCCTGCTAGAGAGGGAAAGGGTGTATCTTCTAGCTGTTGGATACTTTAGAAATGCGGAATACTCTAGGAGCAGGCAGATTGTTGATCGCTGCTTGGAG ATTGCACCTGACTGGAAGCAGGCCTTGACCCTGAAGAAAGCCATTGAGGATAAAATTACAAAAG ATGGAGTAATTGGCATTGGTATTGCTGCAACTGCTGTTGGACTTGTGGCTGGTGGTATTGCTGCTGCGATTTCAGCTCGCAAGAAGTGA
- the LOC121748747 gene encoding F-box protein At1g30200-like gives MNSSSEQAIIHSADFFDCLPDDVVLSIFGKLQDAKSLCLSMSTCKRFRSIAPQVDRVFLPIPPKNSDAKDSDQKSSFKNLVIRALTKPFLLISQMIKFKSKPEENNDLDFYSYYVPNEILKNFQGIRALHLRLPCHGNHKQNPSRNGKNSTTLLKWRAEFGRELHSCVILGAKSWSEKDRVESSEEEAASRVMADDELKLRIVWTISCLIAASARHYLMQETVKGLKMIENVVVSDESDQGRLCMNKEQIEEIRQSSKVKGDDETVESRSRVPALRMKMWYLDRLEVPGSGKVMEGATLVVIKPAVGGEDEAKKGSPSRSDAEMVADAFEGEGKVMAEAVRKLMVAKKCYVLEMNSF, from the coding sequence ATGAATTCCAGCTCCGAACAAGCTATTATTCATTCCGCCGATTTCTTCGATTGCTTGCCGGACGACGTCGTCTTGTCGATTTTCGGCAAATTGCAAGACGCGAAATCGCTGTGCCTGTCCATGTCCACCTGCAAGCGCTTCCGATCCATCGCCCCACAGGTCGATCGAGTCTTCCTCCCGATCCCTCCGAAGAACTCCGACGCCAAGGATTCCGATCAGAAGAGTTCCTTCAAAAATCTGGTGATCCGAGCGTTGACCAAGCCCTTCCTTCTGATTTCTCAGATGATCAAATTCAAGTCCAAGCCCGAGGAGAATAACGACCTAGATTTCTACTCCTACTACGTCCCCAACGAGATACTGAAGAATTTCCAAGGAATCCGCGCCCTCCATCTCCGGCTGCCCTGCCATGGGAATCACAAGCAAAATCCTTCCAGAAATGGTAAGAATTCGACGACGTTACTGAAATGGAGAGCTGAATTCGGGCGGGAGCTGCACAGCTGCGTGATTTTGGGGGCGAAATCGTGGTCGGAGAAGGATAGGGTTGAATCGAGCGAAGAGGAGGCGGCGTCGCGGGTGATGGCGGACGACGAGCTGAAGCTTCGGATCGTGTGGACGATATCGTGCTTGATCGCTGCGTCGGCGAGGCATTACCTGATGCAGGAAACGGTGAAAGGGCTGAAGATGATCGAGAATGTGGTGGTGTCGGATGAGAGCGATCAAGGGAGGTTGTGTATGAACAAGGAGCAGATTGAGGAGATTCGGCAATCGAGCAAGGTGAAGGGAGATGATGAGACGGTGGAGAGTAGGAGCAGAGTGCCGGCGTTGAGGATGAAGATGTGGTATTTGGATCGGCTGGAGGTGCCGGGCTCGGGCAAGGTCATGGAGGGGGCGACGCTCGTGGTTATAAAGCCGGCTGTTGGGGGAGAGGACGAGGCGAAGAAGGGGAGCCCGAGCCGGAGTGATGCGGAGATGGTGGCGGACGCCTTTGAAGGGGAAGGGAAGGTGATGGCTGAAGCAGTTAGGAAGCTCATGGTTGCCAAGAAATGCTATGTTTTGGAGATGAATTCGTTTTAA